From the genome of Malus sylvestris chromosome 6, drMalSylv7.2, whole genome shotgun sequence, one region includes:
- the LOC126627203 gene encoding uncharacterized protein LOC126627203 isoform X4 produces the protein MSRKGYARLEDELRNKGTPEEDLNRVSLWIAARTRKNGQPVNEIVSKKMDDIKLANEMPTTDNGSIKDDALSQALGPEHRGRLRGGGYGVTPSRYDAQTYASMSNRELRDRLQNVEGKLREVFDLVLAKQQNEGNGKETNTNDAIQVSTNRPQSQGGCIDLHRTKNGVKQVPNSSYQVSRSSPQLQCNKKSAPEANDGSRHTSKASSQIQCDRRTAQEADDASRQASKASSQRSSPNIERDNIKRKEGSKATSPLQPVGILRGSSCKLLNWLGNGQVVATGEIESTNPEAKVHHMVLGPDCWKVWVTVVKVENISLYRPTSEFRVLEDAVSSTIAWPSKYVRVGE, from the exons ATGAGTCGTAAAGGATATGCACGCTTGGAGGACGAGCTG AGAAACAAAGGTACACCTGAGGAGGATTTAAATAGAGTCAGTCTTTGGATAGCTGCTCGTACAAGAAAAAATGGTCAACCCGTAAATGAGATAGTGTCAAAGAAAATG GATGACATTAAGTTGGCTAATGAAATGCCAACAACAGACAATGGTTCTATAAAAGATGATGCCTTATCACAAGCACTTGGACCTGAACATCGAGGTCGACTTCGTGGAGGTGGTTATGGGGTTACACCTTCTAGATATGATGCCCAAACATATGCCAGCATGAGTAATCGAGAGCTTAGAGACCGACTACAAAATGTCGAAGGAAAATTGCGGGAAGTGTTTGATCTTGTGTTGGCTAAACAACAAAATGAG GGAAATGGTAAAGAAACTAATACCAATGATGCAATTCAAGTCTCCACAAATAGGCCTCAG TCGCAGGGAGGCTGTATAGATCTCCACAGAACTAAGAATGGTGTAAAACAGGTTCCCAATTCCAGTTACCAGGTTTCCAGATCATCTCCCCAG TTACAATGTAATAAGAAAAGTGCACCAGAGGCTAACGATGGTTCTAGACACACTTCAAAAGCTAGTTCTCAG aTACAATGTGATAGAAGAACTGCACAAGAAGCTGACGATGCTTCTAGACAAGCTTCCAAAGCTAGTTCCCAG AGAAGTAGTCCAAACATAGAAAGAGACAACATTAAGAGAAAAGAAGGTTCTAAAGCCACTTCTCCG TTACAACCTGTTGGTATTTTACGAGGGTCTTCATGCAAGTTACTAAATTGGCTCGGAAATGGACAAGTTGTTGCAACTGGAGAAATAGAATCAACAAATCCTGAGGCGAAAGTTCATCACATGGTGCTTGGTCCTGATTGCTGGAAAGTTTGGGTAACTGTTGTCAAAGTGGAGAATATATCTTTGTACCGCCCTACAAGTGAATTTCGTGTCCTGGAGGATGCTGTGTCTAGTACAATTGCCTGGCCATCAAAGTACGTTCGAGTTGGAGAGTAA
- the LOC126627203 gene encoding uncharacterized protein LOC126627203 isoform X2, with amino-acid sequence MDKDWLTFSRPSTEYREGAQKFVQVAKEYGGNRDKIICPCIICQNQCFQLPAIVYEHLVINGIDSSYTTWVFHGEQEPILQQHDYANVTETYQMYRDVLAEDDGTGKANLLIGDENFKQKVEEAEAPLYEGCTKYTKLSATVVLYKIKASNGATDKLFDELLQALKDMFPEGNTLPNSMNLTKKLLKVFDLGFEKIDACVNDCCLFWKDFEQLETCPKCGSSRWQVGKRNNHIYKGVSAKVLRYFPIIPRFKRMFKDDDMAKDLTWHHTNKSQDGKMRHPVDSPAWESIDTRYPDFASDPRNLRLGLATDGFNPFRQLSSRYSCWPVILVTYNLPPWLAMSKENLMLTLIIPGKKQPGNDIDVYLQPLIEDLCVLWNEGVGVFDATTNSTFNLRAILMWTISDYPAYGNLAGCFTKGRFACVACGANTRSLRLPFSKKHVYTGNRRFLQPSHEFRKKGKWFDGNDDIGQKPRVLTGEEVLYASEAAGRDWGKKSTTQKGTKRKMSVKKGVQTTGSDPINIWKKKSIFFDLPYWKKLCLRHNLDIMHIEKNVCESIVGTLLHIKGKSKDGLNCRKDLKELGIRHDLCITEEKGKKTKLPPALHNFSKAEKHIFCKRLFDMKVPVGYSSNISNCVDLSDCNLIGLKSHDCHVLMQQLLPVAIRGLLPKGPRHAIFRLCVFFHELCLGVIDKSKLEVLENEVAETICMLEKYFPPSFFDIMIHLTIHLAKEARLCGPVHYRWMYPFERFMKVLKDYVRNRARPEGSMVECVLADECVKFCSKYIKQAENIGLRHNRYEDESIVIGNPISAGVTMTMSSEMYQIAHRYILFNSSEAEPYREMHVEELKYSDPSLVGKLNKLHRMHATQFSSWLRNKSQGGCIDLHRTKNGVKQVPNSSYQVSRSSPQLQCNKKSAPEANDGSRHTSKASSQIQCDRRTAQEADDASRQASKASSQRSSPNIERDNIKRKEGSKATSPLQPVGILRGSSCKLLNWLGNGQVVATGEIESTNPEAKVHHMVLGPDCWKVWVTVVKVENISLYRPTSEFRVLEDAVSSTIAWPSKYVRVGE; translated from the exons ATGGACAAAGATTGGCTAACATTTTCGAG ACCATCAACAGAATACAGAGAGGGTGCACAAAAGTTTGTACAAGTAGCTAAAGAATATGGAGGAAATCGAGATAAGATCATTTGCCCGTGTATAATATGTCAAAACCAATGTTTTCAACTACCTGCGATTGTGTATGAACACTTGGTTATAAATGGAATAGATTCTTCATATACTACTTGGGTGTTCCATGGTGAACAAGAACCTATTCTTCAACAACATGACTATGCCAACGTGACAGAAACATATCAGATGTATAGGGATGTCTTGGCTGAAGATGATGGAACTGGAAAAGCAAACTTGCTAATTGGAGAtgagaatttcaaacaaaaggtTGAAGAAGCTGAAGCTCCTTTATATGAAGGTTGTACGAAATACACAAAGTTGTCAGCAACTGTAGTTTTATACAAGATTAAAGCTTCAAATGGTGCAACAGATAAGCTTTTTGACGAGCTCCTCCAAGCCTTAAAGGACATGTTTCCGGAAGGTAATACACTTCCGAATTCAATGAATTTGACAAAGAAGTTACTTAAGGTGTTTGATTTAGGGTTCGAGAAAATAGATGCATGTGTAAATGATTGCTGCTTATTTTGGAAAGACTTTGAACAACTTGAGACGTGTCCAAAGTGTGGTTCTTCACGTTGGCAGGTTGGTAAACGTAATAATCACATTTACAAAGGAGTTTCTGCAAAGGTGTTGCGTTACTTTCCTATTATACCAAGATTTAAGCGAATGTTTAAGGATGATGACATGGCCAAAGACTTAACATGGCATCATACCAACAAAAGTCAGGATGGTAAGATGCGACATCCAGTTGATTCGCCAGCATGGGAGTCTATTGACACTAGATATCCTGATTTTGCCTCAGATCCACGAAACTTGAGACTTGGTTTAGCTACCGATGGATTTAACCCATTCCGCCAACTAAGCTCTAGATATAGTTGTTGGCCAGTTATATTAGTTACATACAATCTTCCTCCATGGTTAGCCATGTCGAAAGAGAATTTGATGTTGACGTTAATAATTCCTGGGAAGAAACAACCCGGAAATGATATTGATGTTTACTTGCAACCACTCATAGAAGATTTATGTGTGTTATGGAATGAAGGAGTGGGTGTATTTGATGCAACTACAAATTCTACTTTCAATTTGAGGGCTATTTTGATGTGGACAATCAGTGATTATCCCGCTTATGGTAACTTGGCTGGATGTTTTACAAAGGGCAGGTTTGCTTGTGTGGCATGTGGTGCTAACACGCGATCTTTGAGGTTGCCGTTTAGTAAGAAGCATGTATATACCGGCAATAGAAGATTTCTTCAACCTTCTCATGAGTTTCGCAAGAAGGGTAAATGGTTTGATGGGAATGATGATATTGGGCAAAAACCAAGGGTATTGACAGGTGAAGAAGTTTTATATGCTTCCGAAGCAGCTGGAAGGGATTGGGGAAAAAAGTCAACTACACAAAAAGGCACAAAAAGGAAGATGAGTGTAAAGAAAGGTGTACAGACAACAGGAAGTGATCCTATTAACATATggaaaaagaaatcaattttctttgatttgccGTATTGGAAG aaattatgTTTGAGGCATAATTTGGACATCATGCACATAGAGAAAAATGTTTGTGAAAGTATTGTTGGCACATTGCTACATATTAAAGGTAAATCAAAGGATGGACTTAATTGTCGTAAAGATTTAAAGGAATTGGGTATTCGGCATGATTTATGCATAACtgaagagaaaggaaaaaagaCGAAACTACCTCCAGCACTTCACAACTTCTCTAAAGCAGAGAAACATATTTTCTGTAAGAGGTTGTTCGATATGAAGGTACCAGTTGGTTATAGCTCAAATATTAGTAATTGTGTGGATCTAAGTGACTGCAATCTAATTGGACTCAAGTCCCATGATTGTCATGTCCTAATGCAACAATTGTTGCCAGTAGCAATAAGAGGTCTTTTGCCTAAAGGTCCAAGACATGCAATCTTTCGGTTGTGTGTATTTTTCCACGAACTCTGTCTAGGAGTTATTGACAAAAGTAAGCTGGAAGTATTGGAGAATGAGGTTGCAGAAACAATATGCATGCTTGAGAAGTATTTTCCACCTTCTTTCTTTGATATTATGATTCACCTTACAATCCATTTAGCGAAGGAAGCTAGGCTATGTGGACCTGTTCATTATCGTTGGATGTATCCTTTTGAAAG ATTTATGAAGGTGTTAAAGGATTATGTTAGAAATCGAGCACGACCAGAGGGGTCTATGGTAGAGTGTGTCTTAGCTGACGAGTGTGTGAAATTTTGTAGTAAGTACATAAAACAAGCTGAAAATATCGGTTTACGACATAACCGATATGAGGATGAATCAATTGTTATTGGGAATCCTATTTCAGCTGGTGTGACAATGACCATGTCTTCAGAAATGTACCAAATTGCTCATCGTTACATATTGTTTAATAGCTCAGAAGCTGAGCCATATCGAGA AATGCATGTTGAGGAGCTTAAGTATTCAGATCCGAGCCTTGTAGGCAAATTGAACAAGCTACATAGGATGCATGCAACTCAATTTTCATCTTGGCTCCGCAATAAG TCGCAGGGAGGCTGTATAGATCTCCACAGAACTAAGAATGGTGTAAAACAGGTTCCCAATTCCAGTTACCAGGTTTCCAGATCATCTCCCCAG TTACAATGTAATAAGAAAAGTGCACCAGAGGCTAACGATGGTTCTAGACACACTTCAAAAGCTAGTTCTCAG aTACAATGTGATAGAAGAACTGCACAAGAAGCTGACGATGCTTCTAGACAAGCTTCCAAAGCTAGTTCCCAG AGAAGTAGTCCAAACATAGAAAGAGACAACATTAAGAGAAAAGAAGGTTCTAAAGCCACTTCTCCG TTACAACCTGTTGGTATTTTACGAGGGTCTTCATGCAAGTTACTAAATTGGCTCGGAAATGGACAAGTTGTTGCAACTGGAGAAATAGAATCAACAAATCCTGAGGCGAAAGTTCATCACATGGTGCTTGGTCCTGATTGCTGGAAAGTTTGGGTAACTGTTGTCAAAGTGGAGAATATATCTTTGTACCGCCCTACAAGTGAATTTCGTGTCCTGGAGGATGCTGTGTCTAGTACAATTGCCTGGCCATCAAAGTACGTTCGAGTTGGAGAGTAA
- the LOC126627203 gene encoding uncharacterized protein LOC126627203 isoform X3, with protein MDKDWLTFSRPSTEYREGAQKFVQVAKEYGGNRDKIICPCIICQNQCFQLPAIVYEHLVINGIDSSYTTWVFHGEQEPILQQHDYANVTETYQMYRDVLAEDDGTGKANLLIGDENFKQKVEEAEAPLYEGCTKYTKLSATVVLYKIKASNGATDKLFDELLQALKDMFPEGNTLPNSMNLTKKLLKVFDLGFEKIDACVNDCCLFWKDFEQLETCPKCGSSRWQVGKRNNHIYKGVSAKVLRYFPIIPRFKRMFKDDDMAKDLTWHHTNKSQDGKMRHPVDSPAWESIDTRYPDFASDPRNLRLGLATDGFNPFRQLSSRYSCWPVILVTYNLPPWLAMSKENLMLTLIIPGKKQPGNDIDVYLQPLIEDLCVLWNEGVGVFDATTNSTFNLRAILMWTISDYPAYGNLAGCFTKGRFACVACGANTRSLRLPFSKKHVYTGNRRFLQPSHEFRKKGKWFDGNDDIGQKPRVLTGEEVLYASEAAGRDWGKKSTTQKGTKRKMSVKKGVQTTGSDPINIWKKKSIFFDLPYWKKLCLRHNLDIMHIEKNVCESIVGTLLHIKGKSKDGLNCRKDLKELGIRHDLCITEEKGKKTKLPPALHNFSKAEKHIFCKRLFDMKVPVGYSSNISNCVDLSDCNLIGLKSHDCHVLMQQLLPVAIRGLLPKGPRHAIFRLCVFFHELCLGVIDKSKLEVLENEVAETICMLEKYFPPSFFDIMIHLTIHLAKEARLCGPVHYRWMYPFERFMKVLKDYVRNRARPEGSMVECVLADECVKFCTGVTMTMSSEMYQIAHRYILFNSSEAEPYREMHVEELKYSDPSLVGKLNKLHRMHATQFSSWLRNKVIALGDTSVSDMLKGLAFGPITQVMSYSRYVVNGRHFCTRASEKTTQDSGVYLEAETSVNGTEEIKKVLYYGVIQEILVMDYYTFRVPIFKCDWANTSNGIKVDDGFTLVNLHRLNQFQNDPFILASQAKQVFYSRESETSDWYVVLKAPPKGFHDLGKFDEDAYMSYAPLDVYKLDDCVGDEDEGYVRANCEAIPV; from the exons ATGGACAAAGATTGGCTAACATTTTCGAG ACCATCAACAGAATACAGAGAGGGTGCACAAAAGTTTGTACAAGTAGCTAAAGAATATGGAGGAAATCGAGATAAGATCATTTGCCCGTGTATAATATGTCAAAACCAATGTTTTCAACTACCTGCGATTGTGTATGAACACTTGGTTATAAATGGAATAGATTCTTCATATACTACTTGGGTGTTCCATGGTGAACAAGAACCTATTCTTCAACAACATGACTATGCCAACGTGACAGAAACATATCAGATGTATAGGGATGTCTTGGCTGAAGATGATGGAACTGGAAAAGCAAACTTGCTAATTGGAGAtgagaatttcaaacaaaaggtTGAAGAAGCTGAAGCTCCTTTATATGAAGGTTGTACGAAATACACAAAGTTGTCAGCAACTGTAGTTTTATACAAGATTAAAGCTTCAAATGGTGCAACAGATAAGCTTTTTGACGAGCTCCTCCAAGCCTTAAAGGACATGTTTCCGGAAGGTAATACACTTCCGAATTCAATGAATTTGACAAAGAAGTTACTTAAGGTGTTTGATTTAGGGTTCGAGAAAATAGATGCATGTGTAAATGATTGCTGCTTATTTTGGAAAGACTTTGAACAACTTGAGACGTGTCCAAAGTGTGGTTCTTCACGTTGGCAGGTTGGTAAACGTAATAATCACATTTACAAAGGAGTTTCTGCAAAGGTGTTGCGTTACTTTCCTATTATACCAAGATTTAAGCGAATGTTTAAGGATGATGACATGGCCAAAGACTTAACATGGCATCATACCAACAAAAGTCAGGATGGTAAGATGCGACATCCAGTTGATTCGCCAGCATGGGAGTCTATTGACACTAGATATCCTGATTTTGCCTCAGATCCACGAAACTTGAGACTTGGTTTAGCTACCGATGGATTTAACCCATTCCGCCAACTAAGCTCTAGATATAGTTGTTGGCCAGTTATATTAGTTACATACAATCTTCCTCCATGGTTAGCCATGTCGAAAGAGAATTTGATGTTGACGTTAATAATTCCTGGGAAGAAACAACCCGGAAATGATATTGATGTTTACTTGCAACCACTCATAGAAGATTTATGTGTGTTATGGAATGAAGGAGTGGGTGTATTTGATGCAACTACAAATTCTACTTTCAATTTGAGGGCTATTTTGATGTGGACAATCAGTGATTATCCCGCTTATGGTAACTTGGCTGGATGTTTTACAAAGGGCAGGTTTGCTTGTGTGGCATGTGGTGCTAACACGCGATCTTTGAGGTTGCCGTTTAGTAAGAAGCATGTATATACCGGCAATAGAAGATTTCTTCAACCTTCTCATGAGTTTCGCAAGAAGGGTAAATGGTTTGATGGGAATGATGATATTGGGCAAAAACCAAGGGTATTGACAGGTGAAGAAGTTTTATATGCTTCCGAAGCAGCTGGAAGGGATTGGGGAAAAAAGTCAACTACACAAAAAGGCACAAAAAGGAAGATGAGTGTAAAGAAAGGTGTACAGACAACAGGAAGTGATCCTATTAACATATggaaaaagaaatcaattttctttgatttgccGTATTGGAAG aaattatgTTTGAGGCATAATTTGGACATCATGCACATAGAGAAAAATGTTTGTGAAAGTATTGTTGGCACATTGCTACATATTAAAGGTAAATCAAAGGATGGACTTAATTGTCGTAAAGATTTAAAGGAATTGGGTATTCGGCATGATTTATGCATAACtgaagagaaaggaaaaaagaCGAAACTACCTCCAGCACTTCACAACTTCTCTAAAGCAGAGAAACATATTTTCTGTAAGAGGTTGTTCGATATGAAGGTACCAGTTGGTTATAGCTCAAATATTAGTAATTGTGTGGATCTAAGTGACTGCAATCTAATTGGACTCAAGTCCCATGATTGTCATGTCCTAATGCAACAATTGTTGCCAGTAGCAATAAGAGGTCTTTTGCCTAAAGGTCCAAGACATGCAATCTTTCGGTTGTGTGTATTTTTCCACGAACTCTGTCTAGGAGTTATTGACAAAAGTAAGCTGGAAGTATTGGAGAATGAGGTTGCAGAAACAATATGCATGCTTGAGAAGTATTTTCCACCTTCTTTCTTTGATATTATGATTCACCTTACAATCCATTTAGCGAAGGAAGCTAGGCTATGTGGACCTGTTCATTATCGTTGGATGTATCCTTTTGAAAG ATTTATGAAGGTGTTAAAGGATTATGTTAGAAATCGAGCACGACCAGAGGGGTCTATGGTAGAGTGTGTCTTAGCTGACGAGTGTGTGAAATTTTGTA CTGGTGTGACAATGACCATGTCTTCAGAAATGTACCAAATTGCTCATCGTTACATATTGTTTAATAGCTCAGAAGCTGAGCCATATCGAGA AATGCATGTTGAGGAGCTTAAGTATTCAGATCCGAGCCTTGTAGGCAAATTGAACAAGCTACATAGGATGCATGCAACTCAATTTTCATCTTGGCTCCGCAATAAG GTTATTGCACTGGGAGACACAAGTGTCTCGGACATGTTAAAGGGGCTTGCATTTGGACCGATAACACAAGTAATGTCATATTCAAGATATGTTGTAAATGGAAGGCATTTTTGTACAAGAGCTAGTGAGAAGACTACACAAGACAGTGGTGTTTATCTTGAAGCTGAAACATCGGTCAATGGCACCGAAGAGATTAAAAAGGTTTTATACTATGGGGTGATTCAAGAGATTCTAGTGATGGACTATTACACGTTTCGGGTCCCCATATTTAAATGTGATTGGGCGAATACTAGTAATGGCATTAAGGTTGATGATGGATTTACTTTGGTCAACCTGCATCGTCtaaatcaatttcaaaatgaTCCATTTATTCTCGCTTCACAGGCCAAACAAGTATTTTATTCAAGAGAGAGTGAAACGTCTGATTGGTATGTTGTTCTAAAAGCACCTCCAAAAGGGTTCCATGACTTGGGAAAGTTTGACGAGGATGCTTACATGTCATATGCCCCATTAGATGTTTATAAACTTGATGATTGTGTAGGTGATGAAGATGAAGGTTATGTTCGGGCAAATTGTGAGGCCATTCCTGTGTAA
- the LOC126627203 gene encoding uncharacterized protein LOC126627203 isoform X1 yields MDKDWLTFSRPSTEYREGAQKFVQVAKEYGGNRDKIICPCIICQNQCFQLPAIVYEHLVINGIDSSYTTWVFHGEQEPILQQHDYANVTETYQMYRDVLAEDDGTGKANLLIGDENFKQKVEEAEAPLYEGCTKYTKLSATVVLYKIKASNGATDKLFDELLQALKDMFPEGNTLPNSMNLTKKLLKVFDLGFEKIDACVNDCCLFWKDFEQLETCPKCGSSRWQVGKRNNHIYKGVSAKVLRYFPIIPRFKRMFKDDDMAKDLTWHHTNKSQDGKMRHPVDSPAWESIDTRYPDFASDPRNLRLGLATDGFNPFRQLSSRYSCWPVILVTYNLPPWLAMSKENLMLTLIIPGKKQPGNDIDVYLQPLIEDLCVLWNEGVGVFDATTNSTFNLRAILMWTISDYPAYGNLAGCFTKGRFACVACGANTRSLRLPFSKKHVYTGNRRFLQPSHEFRKKGKWFDGNDDIGQKPRVLTGEEVLYASEAAGRDWGKKSTTQKGTKRKMSVKKGVQTTGSDPINIWKKKSIFFDLPYWKKLCLRHNLDIMHIEKNVCESIVGTLLHIKGKSKDGLNCRKDLKELGIRHDLCITEEKGKKTKLPPALHNFSKAEKHIFCKRLFDMKVPVGYSSNISNCVDLSDCNLIGLKSHDCHVLMQQLLPVAIRGLLPKGPRHAIFRLCVFFHELCLGVIDKSKLEVLENEVAETICMLEKYFPPSFFDIMIHLTIHLAKEARLCGPVHYRWMYPFERFMKVLKDYVRNRARPEGSMVECVLADECVKFCSKYIKQAENIGLRHNRYEDESIVIGNPISAGVTMTMSSEMYQIAHRYILFNSSEAEPYREMHVEELKYSDPSLVGKLNKLHRMHATQFSSWLRNKVIALGDTSVSDMLKGLAFGPITQVMSYSRYVVNGRHFCTRASEKTTQDSGVYLEAETSVNGTEEIKKVLYYGVIQEILVMDYYTFRVPIFKCDWANTSNGIKVDDGFTLVNLHRLNQFQNDPFILASQAKQVFYSRESETSDWYVVLKAPPKGFHDLGKFDEDAYMSYAPLDVYKLDDCVGDEDEGYVRANCEAIPV; encoded by the exons ATGGACAAAGATTGGCTAACATTTTCGAG ACCATCAACAGAATACAGAGAGGGTGCACAAAAGTTTGTACAAGTAGCTAAAGAATATGGAGGAAATCGAGATAAGATCATTTGCCCGTGTATAATATGTCAAAACCAATGTTTTCAACTACCTGCGATTGTGTATGAACACTTGGTTATAAATGGAATAGATTCTTCATATACTACTTGGGTGTTCCATGGTGAACAAGAACCTATTCTTCAACAACATGACTATGCCAACGTGACAGAAACATATCAGATGTATAGGGATGTCTTGGCTGAAGATGATGGAACTGGAAAAGCAAACTTGCTAATTGGAGAtgagaatttcaaacaaaaggtTGAAGAAGCTGAAGCTCCTTTATATGAAGGTTGTACGAAATACACAAAGTTGTCAGCAACTGTAGTTTTATACAAGATTAAAGCTTCAAATGGTGCAACAGATAAGCTTTTTGACGAGCTCCTCCAAGCCTTAAAGGACATGTTTCCGGAAGGTAATACACTTCCGAATTCAATGAATTTGACAAAGAAGTTACTTAAGGTGTTTGATTTAGGGTTCGAGAAAATAGATGCATGTGTAAATGATTGCTGCTTATTTTGGAAAGACTTTGAACAACTTGAGACGTGTCCAAAGTGTGGTTCTTCACGTTGGCAGGTTGGTAAACGTAATAATCACATTTACAAAGGAGTTTCTGCAAAGGTGTTGCGTTACTTTCCTATTATACCAAGATTTAAGCGAATGTTTAAGGATGATGACATGGCCAAAGACTTAACATGGCATCATACCAACAAAAGTCAGGATGGTAAGATGCGACATCCAGTTGATTCGCCAGCATGGGAGTCTATTGACACTAGATATCCTGATTTTGCCTCAGATCCACGAAACTTGAGACTTGGTTTAGCTACCGATGGATTTAACCCATTCCGCCAACTAAGCTCTAGATATAGTTGTTGGCCAGTTATATTAGTTACATACAATCTTCCTCCATGGTTAGCCATGTCGAAAGAGAATTTGATGTTGACGTTAATAATTCCTGGGAAGAAACAACCCGGAAATGATATTGATGTTTACTTGCAACCACTCATAGAAGATTTATGTGTGTTATGGAATGAAGGAGTGGGTGTATTTGATGCAACTACAAATTCTACTTTCAATTTGAGGGCTATTTTGATGTGGACAATCAGTGATTATCCCGCTTATGGTAACTTGGCTGGATGTTTTACAAAGGGCAGGTTTGCTTGTGTGGCATGTGGTGCTAACACGCGATCTTTGAGGTTGCCGTTTAGTAAGAAGCATGTATATACCGGCAATAGAAGATTTCTTCAACCTTCTCATGAGTTTCGCAAGAAGGGTAAATGGTTTGATGGGAATGATGATATTGGGCAAAAACCAAGGGTATTGACAGGTGAAGAAGTTTTATATGCTTCCGAAGCAGCTGGAAGGGATTGGGGAAAAAAGTCAACTACACAAAAAGGCACAAAAAGGAAGATGAGTGTAAAGAAAGGTGTACAGACAACAGGAAGTGATCCTATTAACATATggaaaaagaaatcaattttctttgatttgccGTATTGGAAG aaattatgTTTGAGGCATAATTTGGACATCATGCACATAGAGAAAAATGTTTGTGAAAGTATTGTTGGCACATTGCTACATATTAAAGGTAAATCAAAGGATGGACTTAATTGTCGTAAAGATTTAAAGGAATTGGGTATTCGGCATGATTTATGCATAACtgaagagaaaggaaaaaagaCGAAACTACCTCCAGCACTTCACAACTTCTCTAAAGCAGAGAAACATATTTTCTGTAAGAGGTTGTTCGATATGAAGGTACCAGTTGGTTATAGCTCAAATATTAGTAATTGTGTGGATCTAAGTGACTGCAATCTAATTGGACTCAAGTCCCATGATTGTCATGTCCTAATGCAACAATTGTTGCCAGTAGCAATAAGAGGTCTTTTGCCTAAAGGTCCAAGACATGCAATCTTTCGGTTGTGTGTATTTTTCCACGAACTCTGTCTAGGAGTTATTGACAAAAGTAAGCTGGAAGTATTGGAGAATGAGGTTGCAGAAACAATATGCATGCTTGAGAAGTATTTTCCACCTTCTTTCTTTGATATTATGATTCACCTTACAATCCATTTAGCGAAGGAAGCTAGGCTATGTGGACCTGTTCATTATCGTTGGATGTATCCTTTTGAAAG ATTTATGAAGGTGTTAAAGGATTATGTTAGAAATCGAGCACGACCAGAGGGGTCTATGGTAGAGTGTGTCTTAGCTGACGAGTGTGTGAAATTTTGTAGTAAGTACATAAAACAAGCTGAAAATATCGGTTTACGACATAACCGATATGAGGATGAATCAATTGTTATTGGGAATCCTATTTCAGCTGGTGTGACAATGACCATGTCTTCAGAAATGTACCAAATTGCTCATCGTTACATATTGTTTAATAGCTCAGAAGCTGAGCCATATCGAGA AATGCATGTTGAGGAGCTTAAGTATTCAGATCCGAGCCTTGTAGGCAAATTGAACAAGCTACATAGGATGCATGCAACTCAATTTTCATCTTGGCTCCGCAATAAG GTTATTGCACTGGGAGACACAAGTGTCTCGGACATGTTAAAGGGGCTTGCATTTGGACCGATAACACAAGTAATGTCATATTCAAGATATGTTGTAAATGGAAGGCATTTTTGTACAAGAGCTAGTGAGAAGACTACACAAGACAGTGGTGTTTATCTTGAAGCTGAAACATCGGTCAATGGCACCGAAGAGATTAAAAAGGTTTTATACTATGGGGTGATTCAAGAGATTCTAGTGATGGACTATTACACGTTTCGGGTCCCCATATTTAAATGTGATTGGGCGAATACTAGTAATGGCATTAAGGTTGATGATGGATTTACTTTGGTCAACCTGCATCGTCtaaatcaatttcaaaatgaTCCATTTATTCTCGCTTCACAGGCCAAACAAGTATTTTATTCAAGAGAGAGTGAAACGTCTGATTGGTATGTTGTTCTAAAAGCACCTCCAAAAGGGTTCCATGACTTGGGAAAGTTTGACGAGGATGCTTACATGTCATATGCCCCATTAGATGTTTATAAACTTGATGATTGTGTAGGTGATGAAGATGAAGGTTATGTTCGGGCAAATTGTGAGGCCATTCCTGTGTAA